Proteins encoded by one window of Flexibacter flexilis DSM 6793:
- a CDS encoding GNAT family N-acetyltransferase: MIDYKHFSDEQLPEIAVLLDQNHLEYSDLHNSKVVFEVASVGKCVVGCIGAELYGNDVFLRSFAVHHAHQKQGIGEALLSIFLKKYKTPQTTVHLLTTTAQGYFEKKNFRVANRNTAPAAIRNTAQFAGMCPASSVYMIL, translated from the coding sequence ATGATTGATTACAAACATTTTTCGGATGAACAATTGCCTGAAATTGCCGTTTTGCTTGACCAAAACCATCTGGAATACAGCGATTTGCACAACTCCAAAGTGGTGTTTGAAGTGGCCAGCGTCGGCAAATGCGTAGTGGGTTGTATTGGGGCTGAGCTTTACGGCAATGATGTGTTTTTGCGTTCGTTTGCCGTGCATCACGCCCACCAAAAACAAGGAATTGGCGAGGCCTTACTTAGCATTTTTCTGAAAAAATATAAAACGCCTCAAACAACCGTGCATCTGCTTACCACAACGGCGCAAGGTTATTTTGAGAAAAAGAATTTTAGGGTAGCCAACCGAAACACTGCACCTGCGGCTATTCGTAACACTGCACAGTTCGCGGGAATGTGCCCCGCTTCGTCGGTGTATATGATTTTATAA
- a CDS encoding helix-turn-helix domain-containing protein, translating into MSKPTSKNEIKTVSQYHQLCGLPKPLHPMLSVINLEDIDFTINHDFWKNYVHGLYSFSVKRGMTSKLKYGQTDFDFDDGILAVTAPKQVFSTEKFEDNIKLTGYKFIFHPDFIKSFPLAKNIHNYGFFSYSNNKALFLSDKEEQIILNLFKSIEQECQNNLDKFSQEVIIANIELLLVHIDRYYNRQFLTRKNISSDVLAKMEQLLNDYFEAGNNELPTVQYFADQLNLTPTYLSDLLKNLTGLTAQQHIHEKLIEKSKELLTTTNLSVSEIAYQLGFEFPQSFNKLFKKKTGLTPVTYKQTFN; encoded by the coding sequence ATGAGTAAGCCAACAAGCAAAAACGAAATCAAGACAGTATCGCAATATCATCAGTTGTGTGGTTTGCCAAAGCCATTGCATCCGATGTTAAGCGTTATTAATTTAGAAGATATTGATTTTACTATTAATCATGATTTTTGGAAGAATTATGTACATGGCTTGTATTCGTTTTCTGTCAAACGGGGAATGACCTCCAAATTAAAATACGGACAAACGGATTTTGATTTTGATGATGGTATTTTGGCTGTCACTGCTCCTAAACAGGTCTTTAGTACCGAAAAATTTGAGGATAATATCAAACTCACGGGCTATAAATTTATTTTTCACCCCGACTTTATTAAGAGCTTTCCTTTGGCCAAAAATATCCACAACTACGGCTTCTTTTCTTATTCAAACAATAAAGCTTTATTTCTTTCGGATAAAGAAGAACAAATTATTTTGAACCTGTTCAAATCCATAGAGCAGGAATGCCAAAATAATCTGGATAAATTCAGCCAAGAAGTCATAATTGCTAATATAGAATTGTTGCTTGTGCACATTGACAGGTATTATAATCGGCAATTTCTTACCCGAAAAAATATCAGTAGCGATGTTTTGGCCAAAATGGAACAATTGCTAAACGATTATTTTGAGGCTGGGAATAATGAGCTACCAACCGTGCAATACTTCGCTGACCAACTAAACCTAACGCCCACGTATTTAAGTGATTTATTAAAAAATCTGACAGGACTTACCGCCCAGCAGCATATTCATGAAAAACTTATAGAAAAATCTAAAGAATTGTTGACTACTACTAATCTTTCTGTAAGCGAAATTGCCTATCAGTTGGGTTTTGAATTTCCACAGTCGTTCAATAAGTTATTTAAGAAAAAAACTGGCCTGACACCTGTGACGTATAAGCAGACATTTAATTAA
- a CDS encoding aldo/keto reductase, whose amino-acid sequence MNRRDILKTAGLGFAGTALAPFDSFAHKENDNLTNVNALLSGKRKLGSLVVSSVGLGVQNMTRTYQTTVPNRSEMHNIIRTAFDNGVTFFDAAEAYGPLEVERILGEGVKSFRNKVVIATKFGWNIDIETGKRLPGLNSKPEHIKKVVDAMLKRLQTDRIDLLYQHRVDPEVPIEDVAGVMQELMKQGKLLHYGLSEPGVQTVRRAHAVQPITAIQNEYSMLWRGSESKIIPLCEELGIGFVSWSPLGVGFLTGAIDENTRFAQGDIRGTETRFAPDNLPNNLKLVELLKKWGKAKEATPAQVALAWQHAQKTFIVPIPGTTQMAHMMENVGAERVKFTASELQEFNQQLNQIEIVGKRLPDMVQAFSDVEAPAKK is encoded by the coding sequence ATGAACAGAAGAGATATTTTAAAAACAGCAGGATTGGGCTTTGCTGGCACTGCGTTAGCTCCCTTTGATTCTTTTGCGCACAAGGAAAATGACAATCTGACGAATGTAAACGCTTTATTGTCAGGTAAAAGAAAATTGGGCAGCTTGGTTGTTTCAAGTGTTGGTTTGGGAGTGCAAAACATGACCCGAACCTATCAGACGACTGTTCCGAATAGAAGCGAGATGCACAATATTATTCGAACGGCTTTTGATAATGGTGTTACGTTTTTTGATGCGGCGGAAGCATATGGCCCATTGGAAGTAGAACGAATTTTGGGAGAGGGTGTAAAATCTTTTCGTAACAAGGTCGTAATTGCTACTAAATTTGGGTGGAATATTGACATCGAAACGGGAAAGCGGCTGCCGGGATTGAATAGCAAGCCCGAACACATCAAAAAAGTGGTAGATGCTATGCTGAAAAGACTTCAAACAGACAGAATTGATTTGTTGTATCAGCATCGTGTAGATCCAGAAGTGCCTATTGAAGATGTCGCGGGTGTTATGCAGGAGTTAATGAAACAGGGGAAATTGCTACATTATGGCCTTTCAGAACCAGGCGTACAAACGGTCAGAAGGGCGCACGCCGTCCAACCAATTACCGCAATCCAAAACGAATATTCGATGCTGTGGCGTGGCTCAGAAAGTAAAATAATTCCACTTTGTGAAGAGTTGGGTATTGGTTTTGTTTCGTGGAGTCCGCTTGGCGTGGGATTTCTTACGGGAGCTATCGACGAAAATACACGATTTGCACAAGGCGATATTCGTGGTACAGAAACTCGTTTTGCTCCTGATAATCTTCCAAATAATCTGAAGTTGGTGGAACTTTTGAAAAAATGGGGCAAGGCCAAAGAGGCAACTCCAGCCCAAGTGGCATTGGCTTGGCAACATGCCCAAAAAACATTTATTGTACCTATTCCTGGCACTACTCAAATGGCGCACATGATGGAAAATGTTGGTGCAGAGCGTGTTAAATTTACAGCCAGCGAGTTGCAAGAGTTTAACCAGCAGTTAAATCAAATTGAAATAGTGGGCAAGCGTCTGCCCGACATGGTGCAGGCTTTTTCGGACGTGGAAGCTCCTGCCAAAAAATAA
- a CDS encoding aldo/keto reductase — MQTVKLSNGVEMPILGFGVFQIPEDQSEKAVLDAIQTGYRLIDTASAYANERAVGNAIRKSIVPREELFITTKLWVQDMGYEKAKAAFQKSLDKLQLEYLDLYLIHQPFGDVFGAWRAMQELYQEGKIRAIGVANFQPDRMMDLISNSGFTPAINQIETHPFHQQIDSQRFLEANSVQIQSWGPFAEGKNNIFENEILAAIGKIHQKTVAQVILRWLTQRGVVVIPKSVRKERMVENFDIFDFELSADQMQTIQTLDTNASLFFDHRNPDIVKWISGMKLSD, encoded by the coding sequence ATGCAAACAGTAAAATTGAGTAATGGCGTAGAAATGCCAATATTAGGTTTCGGTGTATTCCAAATTCCTGAAGACCAGAGCGAAAAGGCCGTACTTGATGCAATTCAGACGGGTTATAGACTTATAGATACCGCTTCGGCTTATGCCAATGAAAGGGCAGTAGGCAATGCGATTAGAAAAAGTATCGTGCCCAGAGAAGAGCTTTTTATAACTACAAAACTTTGGGTGCAAGATATGGGCTACGAAAAGGCTAAAGCAGCATTCCAGAAATCTTTGGACAAACTACAATTAGAGTATTTGGATTTGTACCTGATTCATCAACCTTTTGGTGATGTGTTTGGTGCTTGGCGAGCAATGCAGGAGTTGTATCAGGAAGGAAAAATTAGAGCGATTGGAGTAGCTAATTTTCAGCCAGACAGAATGATGGATTTGATTAGTAATAGTGGTTTTACGCCAGCTATTAACCAAATTGAGACACACCCGTTTCATCAACAGATTGATAGTCAGCGGTTTTTAGAAGCAAATTCAGTTCAAATCCAATCGTGGGGGCCATTTGCAGAAGGCAAAAACAATATTTTCGAAAATGAAATATTAGCGGCCATCGGCAAAATTCACCAAAAAACGGTAGCACAAGTCATACTTCGTTGGCTCACACAAAGAGGAGTGGTAGTTATTCCCAAATCGGTGCGTAAAGAGAGAATGGTTGAAAATTTTGATATTTTCGATTTTGAACTTTCGGCAGACCAGATGCAAACAATACAGACGTTGGACACCAATGCCAGTTTATTTTTTGACCACAGAAACCCTGATATAGTCAAATGGATTAGCGGCATGAAACTAAGCGATTAA